In the Arthrobacter sp. Soc17.1.1.1 genome, CCTCGTGGGGCTCCCCGGCAATCCGCTGGCCGCCATGATGGCCATGCTCACCGTCGCCGCACCGCTGCTCGCCGGACTGCGCGGAGCCGCGCTCGACGAGCCCCGGACGGTGGCGAGCGCGGACGCCTTCGAACCGCTGCCCGGCAGGAGCCGCCTCGTGCCCTACCGGCTGGAGGCCGGCCGGGCGGTACCGAGCACCCACCAGCGCTCGGGCATGCTGCGCGGCCTCGCCGCCGCGGACGGCGTCCTGGTGGTCCCGCCCGAGGGCTGCGCGGCGGGCGACGACGTCCCCGCCCTGTCCCTGCCCTGGCCCGCCCCCGGGATCTGAGGCCCCTGTCCACCTCCCCGCGGCGACGCCGGCGGACCGGACGACCGCCCGGGGTCGACTAACCTCGTTCTAGGACCGAGGCACGGACCGATGCAAGGAGCGCACCATGAACCGGGTCACCCAGCGACGCCGCATCACCAAGTTCCGCGTGGGGGCGCAGACGGGGCGCCGTGAGGACGTGCTGGCGGGGGAGGAGCCGCTCGAGATCCGTCTCGGCGGGAGCGCCTTCACCGTGACCATGCGCACCCCGGGCGACGACTTCGACCTCGTGGCCGGGTTCCTCGTCTCGGAGGGCGTGGTCTGGGAGCCCGGCCAGCTGCCGAGCCTGCGGTACTGCGCGGGCGTGGACGACAACGGCCAGCAGACCTTCAACGTGGTGGAGGCCCAGCTCCGGCCCGGCGTCGAACTGCCGGACACGGCGATGGAACGCCACGTGTACACGTCGAGCTCGTGCGGCATCTGCGGCACCGCGTCCATCGACGCGGTGCGGAAGTCCTCGCGGTTCGACCTGCACGAGGACACCGCGCCCGTGGACCTCGGGATCCTCGCGTCCCTGCCCGACCGGCTACGCGGGAGCCAGAAGCTGTTCGACCGCACGGGAGGCGTCCACGCCGCGGGTCTGTTCACCGCCGAGGGCGAGCTCCTGTGCCTGCGGGAGGACGTGGGTCGGCACAACGCCGTCGACAAGGTGGTGGGCTGGGCGCTGCGCGAGGGGATGCTGCCGCTGCGCGGGACCGTCCTGCAGGTCTCGGGCCGTGCCTCCTTCGAACTCGTCCAGAAGGCGCAGCTCGCCGGCATCCCCGTGCTGGCGGCCGTCAGCGCGCCCTCCTCGCTCGCGGCGGACCTCGCCGACGACGCCGGACTCACGCTCGTGGGCTTCAGCCGCGGCACCACACTGAACTGCTACTCGCACCCCGACCGCATCGTGGCCTGAGGGCCCTAGAACGGGTTGAGCAGGCGCTGGACGAACCTGCGCGTCCGTTCCTCGCGCGGATTGCGCAGCACCTGGTCGGGGTGGCCGTGCTCCACGACGACGCCGCCGTCCATGAAGACGACCTCGTCGGCGACCTCGCGGGCGAACGCCAGCTCGTGCGTCACGATCACCATGGTCCACTGCTCCTCGGCGAGTTCCTTGATCACGGTGAGCACCTCCCCGACGAGTTCGGGGTCGAGGGCCGACGTCGGCTCGTCGAACAGCAGCAGATCCGGCTGGAGCGCCAGCGCACGGACGATCCCGACGCGCTGCTGCTGGCCGCCGGAGAGGTTGAACGGGTAGTCGTCCCGCTTCGCGGCGAGGCCCACCCGCCCGAGGAGCCGCTCGGCGTCCGCGACGGCGTCCTTGCGGGGCCGCTTCCGCACCCGGACGGGACCCTCGATGATGTTCTCCAGGACCGTCATGTGGGGGAAGAGGTTGTAGTTCTGGAAGACCATGGCGCTGCGGTCCCGCAGCGACAGCGCCTCCTTCCTGGTGACCTTGCCGCCGAACTCCACGGACGGCCCGCCGCTGAAGGCGACGGTCCCGCCGTCGGGCGTCTCGAGGCCGTTGAGGCACCGCAGCACCGTGGTCTTGCCGGAGCCGGACGGGCCGACGAGCGCGACCACCTGACCGCTGCCGATACGCAGGTCGATGGATTTCAGCACCCGGGTGTCGCCGAACGACTTCTGCAGGCCGGTGACGGTCAGGAGGGGCTCAGTGGGCGACATAGCGGTCCAACCTCTTCTCGAGTGCGGACTGGCCGCTGGACAGGACGAGGCAGAACACCCAGTAGATGGCGGCGGCCTCGACGTAGAGCAGCATGAACTGCTGCGAGAACGCGGCGATCTGCTGGGCCTCGCGGAACAGCTCCGTCACGAGGATCAGCGACGCCAGGGATGTGTCCTTGACCAGGCTGATGAAGGTGTTGGAGAGCGGCGGCACCGAGACGCGGGCGGCCTGCGGCAGGATGACGCGGCGCAGGGTGAGCGCACGGGACATGCCGATGGTGTGGCCCGCCTCCCACTGGCCCTTCGGCACGGAGAGGATCGCGGCGCGCAGGATCTCCGCGGCATAGCCAGCGACGTTGAGCGAGAACGCGATGATCGCGCTCGGCCACGGATCGATGGTCAGGCCGATGGACGGCAGGCCGTAGAAGATGACGAACAGCTGGACCAGCAGGGGGGTACCCCGGATGACCGAGACGTAGAAGCGGGCGATCCCGGAGAGCACCGCCTTGCCGCTGATCCGCATGAGCGCGATGACGAGTGCCAGCGCCAGGCCGATCACGAACGAGGCGAGCGAGAGCGGGATGGTGCCCGTCAGGCCCCCGGAGAGCATGGGCCAGAAGGAGGTGCGCAGCAGTTCCCAGTCCATCAGTCAGACCCTCCGCGGCCCGTCGGGTACCTCCACGCCGGCATCACTCGCTGACGTCGGTGCCGAAGTACTTCTCGGAGATCTCCGCGAGCGTGCCGTCGGCGCGCAGCTCGGCGAGGGCCGTGTCGATGGCGTCCACGAGCTCGGTGCTGCCCTTGCGGACCGCGACGGCGCTCTGGGACTGCTCCTCCGTGGTGGCCGCGATCTTGATGCCCTCGTTGTTGTTGGTCTTCTGGTAGTCGAGGTAGGTGAGCTCGTCGTTGATGGTGGCGTCCACGCGGCCCTGCTCGAGGAGCGTGACGGACTGCGCCCAGCCCTCGACAGGCTCCACGTTCGCGCCGCTCTCCGTGGCGAGCTCGTACCAGTTGCTGGTCAGGGACTGCGCCGTCGTCTTGCCGGAGAGGTCCTCGAACGAGGTGATCTCGGTGTTGTCGGCCGTCGTGACGATCACGCCCGAGCTGACGGTGTATGGCTCGGAGAAGTCGTACGTGGCCTTGCGCTCGTCGGTGATGGAGACCTGGTTGGCGATGACGTCGAACCGGCCGGCCTCGAGGCCCGCGAAGATCGCGTCCCACTGCGTCTCCTCGAACTCGGCCTCGACGCCCATCTTCTCCGCGACGGCGGTGATGACCTCGACGTCGTACCCGGTGAGCTCCCCGCTGCCGCCCTCGTGGAAGCTGAAGGGCTGGTAGGTGCCCTCGGTGCCCACGGTCAGCACACCGGAATCCTGGATCTCCTGCAGCGACGACGACGCCGCCGATTCCGACGATCCGCCGTCACCGGCCGGGGACGACGACGAGCAGCCGGCGAGCGCGAGGGTGAGGGCTGCGGCGGTTCCGAGGACGGACAGGCGATACTTCATGGGGGCTTCCTTCGGTTGCATGGGCGGACACGGCAGGCGGGGAAATAGAAGACGCCGGGAACGGCTTGAACCCTACGTACCTCCGCCCCGGCCGGGACCGGAGTCGAACACTACTGGCGTCAACACCGGAGCATCCACTTATTGTTCCGAAGTGTTGCGCCACGGGTCCAGACACCGGCAATCCCACGGTGGGACTGGCATCCCCGGAAGGAATCGCAATGAGCATGGAAGGCGCGGCCTGGAGCTCGCTGTACAGGATCTCGACCGCGAAGGACGCGAAGCACGGCTTCTCCCGGGAATCGGTCCGCCGGATCCTCACGTTCGCCGTGCCCTACCGGTCGAAGCTCGTGCTGTTCATCCTGCTGTCCGTGGTGGGCGCGTTCCTCGCGGTCGCGACGCCGGTGCTCGCCGGCCAGGTGGTCGACGTCATCGTCGC is a window encoding:
- the fdhD gene encoding formate dehydrogenase accessory sulfurtransferase FdhD; the protein is MNRVTQRRRITKFRVGAQTGRREDVLAGEEPLEIRLGGSAFTVTMRTPGDDFDLVAGFLVSEGVVWEPGQLPSLRYCAGVDDNGQQTFNVVEAQLRPGVELPDTAMERHVYTSSSCGICGTASIDAVRKSSRFDLHEDTAPVDLGILASLPDRLRGSQKLFDRTGGVHAAGLFTAEGELLCLREDVGRHNAVDKVVGWALREGMLPLRGTVLQVSGRASFELVQKAQLAGIPVLAAVSAPSSLAADLADDAGLTLVGFSRGTTLNCYSHPDRIVA
- a CDS encoding amino acid ABC transporter ATP-binding protein is translated as MSPTEPLLTVTGLQKSFGDTRVLKSIDLRIGSGQVVALVGPSGSGKTTVLRCLNGLETPDGGTVAFSGGPSVEFGGKVTRKEALSLRDRSAMVFQNYNLFPHMTVLENIIEGPVRVRKRPRKDAVADAERLLGRVGLAAKRDDYPFNLSGGQQQRVGIVRALALQPDLLLFDEPTSALDPELVGEVLTVIKELAEEQWTMVIVTHELAFAREVADEVVFMDGGVVVEHGHPDQVLRNPREERTRRFVQRLLNPF
- a CDS encoding amino acid ABC transporter permease; this translates as MDWELLRTSFWPMLSGGLTGTIPLSLASFVIGLALALVIALMRISGKAVLSGIARFYVSVIRGTPLLVQLFVIFYGLPSIGLTIDPWPSAIIAFSLNVAGYAAEILRAAILSVPKGQWEAGHTIGMSRALTLRRVILPQAARVSVPPLSNTFISLVKDTSLASLILVTELFREAQQIAAFSQQFMLLYVEAAAIYWVFCLVLSSGQSALEKRLDRYVAH
- a CDS encoding amino acid ABC transporter substrate-binding protein, whose amino-acid sequence is MKYRLSVLGTAAALTLALAGCSSSSPAGDGGSSESAASSSLQEIQDSGVLTVGTEGTYQPFSFHEGGSGELTGYDVEVITAVAEKMGVEAEFEETQWDAIFAGLEAGRFDVIANQVSITDERKATYDFSEPYTVSSGVIVTTADNTEITSFEDLSGKTTAQSLTSNWYELATESGANVEPVEGWAQSVTLLEQGRVDATINDELTYLDYQKTNNNEGIKIAATTEEQSQSAVAVRKGSTELVDAIDTALAELRADGTLAEISEKYFGTDVSE